The DNA sequence GCCCCCGCCGGGCCGGCCTGGCAGCGGCCCGGCTCGAGCCTCGTCAGCGTGCTGCCGGCCGCCGAGACCAGCGGCGACGCCGGCGTGGCGACCGTCGGGCGGGTCCGCGACCTGGCCGCGGCCGAGCTGTCCGGGGCCAGGGTCGGTGGCTCCGGCGCCCTGGCCATCGACGCCACGGCCAGCCTCTACGGCAGCTTCCCGCTGATGCTGGCCGCCGTCGCCCTGGTCACCTTCGTGCTGCTGGCCCGGGCGTTCCGCTCGCTGCTGCTGGCCCTCAAGGCGATCGTGCTCAACCTGCTGTCGATCGGCGCCGCCTACGGGGTGCTGGTGCTGGTCTGGCAGGAGGGCCACGGCTCCGAGGCCATCTGGGGCATCCCGGCCACCGGGGCGATCGCCATGTGGGTGCCGCTGATGGCCTTCGCCTTCCTCTACGGCCTGTCCATGGACTACGAGGTCTTCCTGCTGGCCCGCATGCGCGAGGAGTACGACACCACCGGCTCGACCGAGACGGCCATCGTCCGCGGCCTCGGCCGGGTCGGCCGCCTGGTCACCTGCGCCGCCCTGATCCTGTTCCTGTCGTTCGCCTCCATGGCCGCCATCCCCGAGCTGGACGTCAAGATCATGGCCACCGCCCTCGGGGCCGGCATCCTGATCGACGCCACCATCCTCCGCGCCCTCCTGGTCCCGGCCCTGGTCGCCCTCCTCGGCCGCTGGAACTGGTGGCTGCCCCCCTGGGCGTCCTACCCGCTCCGGGTCGCCCCGTCCGCCCCGGCCCCCGAGCCGGCCGAGCCCGCCCGCGACCCGGTCCAGGTCAGGTAGCCCCGCGGCGCCGCCCGCCCGCGGGTCGGGCAGAATGGCCGCATGCCGTACCTGGTGGCGCCCGTCGTGCCGGCCGGCCGGATGGGGGGCCGGGGCCAGCCGGTCCTGAAGGCCGCGGGCGGGCTGGTCCTGCGGCCCTGGGAGGCCGGGGACGCGGAGGTGGTCCTGGAGGCCTACCGCGACCCCGAGATCCAGCGGTGGAACCTGCGCGCCTTCGGCTCGCTGGAGGAGGCCGGCGCCTGGATCGCCCAGTGGGCCGGGCGCTGGCGGGCCGAGCGCGATGGCTGCTGGGCGGTCGCCGACGGCGCCGGGACGGTGCTGGGCCGGGTCGCGCTGCGGGAGGTCCGGCTGCCGGACGGCGTCGGCGAGTGCACCTACTGGGTCCTGCCGGCGACCCGGAACCGGGGTGTGGCCACCGCCGCCACCGCCGAGGTGGCCCGCTGGGCCCTGGACGAACTGGGCCTGCACCGCCTGTTCCTGATGCACTCGACGGCCAACCCGGCCTCCTGCCGGGTCGCGGCCAAGGCCGGGTTCGCCCTCGAAGGCACCTTGCGCGGCGCCATGCTCCACCCGGACGGCTGGCACGACATGCACCTGCACGGCCGGGTCCGCGGCGACGCCTAGGGCGCGGCCACGCCCAGGGCGGTGCGGAAGCCGTCGCGCCAGCTGGGGTGGGCGGGATGCCAGGCGAGGTCGCGCTTGGCCTTGGCGTTGCTGGCCCCGCGGACCTCGGTCATCAGGACCACGGCGTGGTCGCCGGCCAGGAGGCGGGCCAGCCAGGCCGGGACCCGCCGTGGGGGGCGGGCGCCGACGGCGGCGGCCAGGGCCGGCAGCCAGTCCGCCACCGGGGCCGGGTCGTCGTCGACGATCTGGTAGATGCCGGGGGCGCCCCGCTCGACCGCGGCCAGGGTGGCCGTGGCGGCGTCGTCGATGTGGATGAACGACCACACGCCGGTGCCGGCGCCGACCAGGGGGAAGCGGCCCCGGCGCAGGTCGTCGGCCATGAACCCGCCGTCCCCGGCCGAGGTCCCGGGGCCGTAGAAGCCGCCGTAGCGCAGCACGACCCCCTCCAGGCCCTCGGCTCCGAGCACGGCCGACTCGAGGTGGCGGATGGCGTCCAGGGTGCGCCGCAGCTCGGCCGGCGGGTCGGGGTCGAGCGGGTCGTCCTCGGTCTTGACCGGCCCGCCGACCCGGGCGAACGGCCAGCCGGCGAAGCTCTGGGCGACCAGCCGCCTGGCCCCGGCGGCCCGGGCCGCGGCCACCAGGTGGTCGGTGCCCTCGGTGCGCAGCCGGTTGGTGGCGGCGAACTCCCGGTCGAACTTGCGGAAGCTGGTCGTGCCGGCCAGGTCGGTGAGCTGGTGCACGACCACCTCGGGCCGGGCGGCGGCGACGGCCAGGGTCACCGCCTCCCGGTCGAGGGCGTCGGCGACCACCGGCTCGGCCCCGGCCGCGCGCAGGCCGGCGGCCTTCCCGGCGGTGCGGGTCATGGCGGTCACCTGGTGGCCGTCGGTGACCAGCAGCGGCACCAGCCGGCGGCCCAGCGCCCCGGTCGCCCCGGCGACGAAGATCCTCATGGTCAGCTCCTTGGTTGTGTCGTCGTTTCCCCCTCGTAGACGAGGTGGCCGGCCCGGCCGTGACACCTCTGGTTGACTGGAGGGCGATGGACGAGGGTGACGCCTTCCAGGAGCTGCGGCCGCTGCTGTTCTCGATCGCCTACCGGATGGTGGGCAGCGTCAGCGAGGCCGAGGACCTGGTGCAGGAGGCGTTCCTGCGGCTGCGCCGGGCCGTGGCCGGCGGCGCCGAGGTGGAGTCGCCCAAGGCGTACCTGACGAAGGTCACGACCCGCCTGGCCATCGACCACCTGCGCTCGGCCCGGGTCCGGCGCGAGCGCTACGTCGGCGCCTGGCTGCCGGAACCGCTGGTGACCGGCCCAGGGGCCTGGGCGGACCCGGGCGCGGCCGACCCGGCCGGCCACGCCGAGACCGCCGAGAGCGTGTCGCTGGCCTTCCTCCACCTGCTGGAGCGCCTGTCACCGGTCCAGCGGGCCGTGTTCGTGCTCCACGACGTGCTCGGCTACGGTTACGCCGAGGTCGCCGGGCTGGTCGGCCGGTCCGAGGAGAACTGCCGCCAGA is a window from the Actinomycetota bacterium genome containing:
- a CDS encoding NAD-dependent epimerase/dehydratase family protein, which encodes MRIFVAGATGALGRRLVPLLVTDGHQVTAMTRTAGKAAGLRAAGAEPVVADALDREAVTLAVAAARPEVVVHQLTDLAGTTSFRKFDREFAATNRLRTEGTDHLVAAARAAGARRLVAQSFAGWPFARVGGPVKTEDDPLDPDPPAELRRTLDAIRHLESAVLGAEGLEGVVLRYGGFYGPGTSAGDGGFMADDLRRGRFPLVGAGTGVWSFIHIDDAATATLAAVERGAPGIYQIVDDDPAPVADWLPALAAAVGARPPRRVPAWLARLLAGDHAVVLMTEVRGASNAKAKRDLAWHPAHPSWRDGFRTALGVAAP
- a CDS encoding RNA polymerase sigma-70 factor, producing MTPLVDWRAMDEGDAFQELRPLLFSIAYRMVGSVSEAEDLVQEAFLRLRRAVAGGAEVESPKAYLTKVTTRLAIDHLRSARVRRERYVGAWLPEPLVTGPGAWADPGAADPAGHAETAESVSLAFLHLLERLSPVQRAVFVLHDVLGYGYAEVAGLVGRSEENCRQIAARARRHVDAGRPRFEASRRQRDELARRFFAAVEQGDTEGLVGLLAGDAVLYGDGGGKAPALTAPLLGAERVARILLGLARRGAAVGVGMRPAEINGHPGVLTSGPDGRLLGVLAVDISGGRVRTVYSIVNPDKLRHLGPVGDLTALLGNG
- a CDS encoding GNAT family protein — encoded protein: MPYLVAPVVPAGRMGGRGQPVLKAAGGLVLRPWEAGDAEVVLEAYRDPEIQRWNLRAFGSLEEAGAWIAQWAGRWRAERDGCWAVADGAGTVLGRVALREVRLPDGVGECTYWVLPATRNRGVATAATAEVARWALDELGLHRLFLMHSTANPASCRVAAKAGFALEGTLRGAMLHPDGWHDMHLHGRVRGDA